From Carya illinoinensis cultivar Pawnee chromosome 5, C.illinoinensisPawnee_v1, whole genome shotgun sequence, one genomic window encodes:
- the LOC122308867 gene encoding uncharacterized protein LOC122308867 codes for MADCAASDVSDGPVLSVINKRLRALRKKQNRILQMEEAISQGKPINKEQEEVLRSKPAVTALIDELEKLRQPLSQALSEELTLAAQRQQLSCDSAPASTVDPENSNDDDQHHHEHKKDEPGLRIVEDLLHLLYFGSLFDVKSQSDFTATILTRTLERGCCLTYDYVTDDATVLLGERDLNSLSALGGLLISRPVDSGLSHKNALQRCIEHAKLWLANSDQPIEPNSNLTYSDLRERLNKIMASDYFTTTPEMKDPAEVAAAAAAGNYASFQVPISAPTQVEGSVAEFQHSDQNSENFQGHETGDDESSPVDELQKDEERENAAEIVSVEQEQTESRAELEHSEIDPQSKAQQYNPRRMYQNQRGGRGGSGGGRRGYSNGRGGRGSGRGSGTYVNGRNQYYEQPANYYPRNIYNNRGRGGRSGGQYYNSHGSAVPGGHSPADVGVHS; via the exons ATGGCGGATTGCGCGGCCTCTGACGTGTCGGATGGCCCAGTCCTCAGCGTTATCAACAAGCGCCTCCGAGCCCTGCGCAAGAAACAAAACCGTATCCTCCAGATGGAGGAAGCCATCTCCCAAGGCAAGCCCATCAACAAGGAGCAAGAGGAAGTCCTCCGCTCCAAACCCGCCGTCACCGCCCTCATCGACGAGCTCGAGAAGCTCCGTCAGCCCCTCTCTCAAGCCCTCTCCGAGGAGCTCACCCTTGCCGCCCAGCGCCAACAGCTCTCCTGCGATTCCGCCCCCGCCTCCACCGTCGATCCCGAAAACTCCAACGACGACGACCAACACCACCACGAGCACAAAAAGGACGAGCCCGGCCTCAGAATCGTTGAGGATCTCCTCCATCTGCTTTACTTCGGGTCCCTGTTCGATGTGAAGTCGCAGAGCGATTTCACTGCTACTATTCTGACGCGGACGCTCGAGCGAGGGTGTTGCTTGACCTACGATTATGTCACCGACGATGCTACTGTTCTGCTGGGCGAGAGGGACTTGAATTCTTTATCGGCGTTGGGCGGCTTGTTGATATCGCGCCCGGTCGATTCGGGCTTGTCGCACAAGAATGCCTTGCAGCGCTGCATCGAGCACGCAAAGCTCTGGCTCGCCAACTCCGACCAGCCCATCGAGCCCAATTCCAATCTTACTT atTCGGATTTGAGAGAGAGGCTGAACAAGATTATGGCTTCGGACTATTTCACCACCACGCCAGAGATGAAAGATCCGGCGGAAGTTGCTGCGGCAGCTGCTGCTGGAAATTATGCTTCTTTTCAGGTACCGATCTCAGCGCCCACCCAAGTGGAAGGCTCAGTGGCAGAATTCCAGCATTCG GACCAAAACTCAGAAAATTTTCAAGGACATGAGACTGGCGATGATGAATCTAGTCCTGTGGATGAACTACAAAAG gatgaagagagagaaaatgcaGCAGAGATTGTCTCGGTTGAACAAGAACAAACTGAATCACGGGCAGAACTGGAGCATAGTGAGATAGATCCACAATCAAAGGCGCAACAATACAATCCCAGAAGAATGTATCAGAATCAAAGAGGTGGTCGTGGTGGTAGTGGGGGTGGCCGCCGGGGTTATTCCAATGGCCGTGGAGGTCGAGGCAGTGGCAGGGGAAGTGGGACCTATGTGAATGGTCGCAACCAATATTATGAGCAGCCTGCAAATTATTATCCTAGGAATATTTATAACAATAGGGGAAGGGGTGGAAGGAGTGGTGGGCAGTATTATAACAGCCATGGCTCAGCAGTTCCAGGTGGCCATTCCCCAGCTGATGTTGGGGTGCATTCATGA
- the LOC122308869 gene encoding thioredoxin H2-like, which yields MGGSVYELQNLNGPMASRVTAFHSKEQWKSHIQAYKDTNKLSVVYFTATWCGACRFIEPAFKEFSAEYKDAEFIKIDVDELESVAWGLEVGTLPTFLLVKKGKVVERVVGVRKDELQKMIVKHRA from the exons atgGGAGGCAGTGTTTACGAGTTGCAGAACCTTAATGGACCAATGGCATCTCGTGTCACTGCCTTCCACTCAAAAGAGCAATGGAAATCCCACATCCAGGCCTATAAGGACACCAACAAGTTG TCGGTGGTTTATTTCACTGCTACATGGTGTGGAGCATGTAGATTCATCGAGCCAGCCTTCAAGGAGTTTTCTGCAGAATATAAAGATGCAGAGTTCATCAAGATTGATGTGGACGAGTTGGAG TCTGTGGCATGGGGACTCGAGGTGGGGACATTGCCAACATTTTTGCTGGTGAAGAAAGGGAAGGTGGTAGAGAGGGTGGTGGGGGTTAGGAAGGACGAACTGCAGAAGATGATTGTGAAACACAGGGCATGA
- the LOC122308868 gene encoding dnaJ homolog subfamily B member 4-like codes for MGVDYYNMLKVSRNASEEDLKKAYKRLAMKWHPDKNPANKKESEAKFKQISEAYDVLSDSQKRQIYDVYGEEGLQAAEFASPNSTGGPFPAGNSGFRYNPRDADEIFVEFFSGSGGDRLRSGNGEEVRRSQVKKKANPKAAAIESKLACTLEELYTGCRKKMRIARSVPDEFGRPKTVEEILKIDIKPGWKKGTKITFPEKGNQEPGVTPADLIFVVDEKPHAIFKRNGNDLVVTQKISLLEALAGVTRNLTTLDGRNLAISLTDIVKPGHVMVIPNEGMPNSKEPSKKGNIVIKFDVKFPSRLTEEQKSDLRRALGGADN; via the exons ATGGGGGTGGACTACTACAACATGCTGAAGGTAAGCCGGAACGCGAGCGAGGAGGACCTGAAGAAGGCGTATAAAAGGTTGGCGATGAAGTGGCACCCGGACAAGAACCCGGCCAACAAGAAGGAGAGTGAGGCTAAGTTCAAGCAGATATCCGAGGCTTACGACGTCCTCAGTGACTCTCAGAAGCGCCAGATCTACGACGTCTACGGCGAGGAAGGTCTTCAAGCTGCCGAGTTTGCCAGCCCTAACTCCACCGGTGGGCCCTTCCCTGCTGGTAACTCGGGCTTCCGGTACAATCCCCGCGATGCTGATGAGATTTTCGTGGAATTTTTTAGCGGATCCGGCGGGGATAGGTTAAGGAGCGGGAATGGGGAGGAAGTAAGGAGGAGCCAGGTAAAGAAGAAGGCGAATCCAAAAGCGGCTGCGATCGAGAGCAAGTTGGCGTGTACCTTGGAGGAGCTTTACACGGGTTGTCGTAAGAAGATGAGAATTGCGCGCTCTGTTCCTGATGAGTTTGG TAGGCCTAAGACTGTTGAAGAAATCCTAAAAATAGATATCAAACCTGGTTGGAAGAAGGGCACGAAAATTACTTTTCCTGAGAAAGGAAATCAAGAACCTGGCGTTACTCCAGCTGATCTAATTTTTGTGGTGGATGAGAAACCTCATGCTATTTTCAAGAGAAATGGAAATGATCTGGTGGTCACTCAGAAAATATCATTATTGGAGGCTCTTGCTGGGGTAACTCGTAATCTGACAACCTTGGATGGACGGAATCTTGCAATCTCATTGACTGATATTGTAAAACCCGGCCATGTGATGGTGATCCCAAATGAAGGAATGCCCAACTCAAAGGAACCAAGCAAGAAAGGAAACATTGTAATTAAGTTTGACGTCAAGTTCCCGTCAAGGCTCACCGAAGAACAGAAATCTGACTTGAGGAGAGCTCTTGGTGGAGCTGATAACTAG